Genomic DNA from Raphanus sativus cultivar WK10039 unplaced genomic scaffold, ASM80110v3 Scaffold0088, whole genome shotgun sequence:
AAACCGATTCAAAttgattataattaattaaaatgaagtacatttaaaaataaccaTTACttcttttgtaataattaaatatgtgtcactaatttaataattattattaattatttataaatcatttattttgttagattattctctaaaaattataacattatttttaaCCAAAGTTACCATTATTCTCTAACCAGAATATTctctaaataattttacaataaaattaacAGATTTATTTAAATGTGacatacaaaatttaaataatctCATGTATATTATTAGTtcatttcaaataaaaatatattttttattaatataaagttaattttcaatatatgttaagcaattaaatgattaatattatttaacatatactccctctgttcgcAAAATAAGTGAGTTTTGAGGTTTTTAcacgttgattaagaaattacaaacttttattttatttttctcgtttacataaaaataataatgattaaagtaatttcaaccaataaacaattatactacagaatataaataattaaaaaatattaaaatacatttattttttacctagaaacttgaaaacatcacttaaaatggaacaaaaaaatatccCTAAAACTCCACTTAAAGTGGGACGGATAGagtatatatgaactataagaatacttatattaaattttaatttaatatattccTCAAAATTAAACACAGAAAAAattatttggtttataaaacgtagagagacacacacacacatatatatatttattaagacataattaaattttacttgacataaactattttattttggaaaatatatttattaatataaataaacatattaattggtatttagttataaataaatatataaaatatttaatgtaattaaAAATTGCTAATTGACGAACATGTTCTATAACCTATCATTTTCATTGATTTAGTATATAACAACAATATGAGCAACCAATAAATTACAAacaataaaaatcagaaacaaaCACTCATATGAATACATGTCTGTGTAAccattaaatatataagttatgaAGAATTTCATATGTTTATTATATTGGAATAAACATCCGTGTGCACGGTCAGGATCTAATCTTTTCTTAAAACTTACACAACCAAAGAGGATCTGTAAGGAGTTTATCGACAATTATCGTACAATTATTTTGGTATACTAGAAAGCAAGATCTCTTGGTTGAAATAGTATGGAAGACAAGTTACTTTGTTCTATCATATTTagctaaactaaatattatgcGGTTTATAGAGGGTAGAGAAAAGTGAAAGCTAGGGCTTGAAGCATCATTACACCTTACATCCTACTAATCTCAGGATATTCCTCCGATGTTCAGAAACGAAAAATGGATATTCCTTGAAAATTACATAGATATATTCTTTACTAAATTGTATAGTTAACCTcggaaataataaaatagatttttttgtaGTCAACAATTTACATGTTTAGTATTCACGATCAAaccactttttaaaaataaatatttaatatcaaaagtaaatTAGGAGTGGGAGATCTATGAATCTTCTTCTATAAATAGAGCTGCAAGGAAAGACACTTAAACCACATCCAAATCCAATACCAACAAAAAAGGGTCTGCTCCTTAGTTTCATATACAATCTTTAGCAATCTTAACAACATGGCAATGTtcatcaagaacaagaacatgGCCTTCTCACTGATCTTGATGTGTTTCATTGTGGTGTCTCCAATGGCTAATGCTCAATTTGGTGGGCTTCCTGGGACTAATATCCTCAATATACAAGGGCTTGTCACGTGCTCTATCAATGGCAGCGTCTCTACTAATGGGACTGTCATTCCTCCTTTCGCCGGTAGGTTTTACAATCTTCTGCTTTCTCTAAAGAGGCCGAAAAATTGCAACGATAAACCATAGGTGATAATTATAGaagatatacatattttatttattatatattttgtgcaaataatcacatatatttagttatttagaAAATCAGATAAACTAGGATCACCAAAATATGGTAAACATGTTGCACACTCGAGCTTTCAGATTCAAAAGTATAAATTAAGCTACGTATACGGAGAACGACCAAGATAATACTCACGAAATAGTATTTATCTGTGAGTGTGATATTGACCCAACaattagtgtatatatatacatacacacaatTAACTGTTAAAATCAATTGGTTAAAatgtatacaaaatatttgcTAATCCAATGCTGCatgcaaacaaacaaacaggTGTACCCGTTGTGCTTCAGTGTGCTGGGCAAAATGTTTCAACTACGACTACGGGAGCTAATGGAGTATTCTCGTTTCCTTCCACTACAGTATTTCCGATCTCGCTGCTTTCCACACTCCTTGCCTCCGGTTGTAGGGTCATTGTCACGGCCCCTCTCTCCAGATGCAACGCCAGCCTCCCTACCAACGGACTCCTCACGGCACCGGTAAATCTCGTAGGAAGCACCGTAACCGGCGGCATCAGCATCTTGCAATTCGTCAATGGCCTCTTTAGGCTCCTCTAACTGATTTAAAACCAAGTATCCCTTCTTGGTTTGGTTACGGTGTTTTTCCTTTctgttgttttatgttttgtgtCATGGCCATTAACATGTATGCTTACGTATGCATGCATGAAATAAGGTCTATTATGCGTATGTCTCTACTTTCAAAGTATTGTGGTTGTAACTTCTTGTCCAGGTCTTCATTTGCATGCATAGTGCTGCAATGAAATGTAAcgaatgaaaataaaatagtttccCTTTTATGTATAGTCTTATCGTGATCGCCTTCCGTAACTTGACCCGCATTCGGAACTTCCATTTCCTCCAAACAacaatacaacaaaaaaaaaaaaaaagcagctCATAACACTACAGAAAAAGAACTGAATTGCATCACTTGGATAATGATACtactttaaa
This window encodes:
- the LOC108863464 gene encoding uncharacterized protein LOC108863464 codes for the protein MAMFIKNKNMAFSLILMCFIVVSPMANAQFGGLPGTNILNIQGLVTCSINGSVSTNGTVIPPFAGVPVVLQCAGQNVSTTTTGANGVFSFPSTTVFPISLLSTLLASGCRVIVTAPLSRCNASLPTNGLLTAPVNLVGSTVTGGISILQFVNGLFRLL